One window from the genome of Salvia miltiorrhiza cultivar Shanhuang (shh) chromosome 7, IMPLAD_Smil_shh, whole genome shotgun sequence encodes:
- the LOC130991540 gene encoding probable aquaporin NIP7-1 isoform X2: protein MPPTDVSTATQIPDHDHNHDQVYFEILNKHNVIDLSLLRMVAAEAVGTFVLMFCISGIIGNLHSMGIQTGLMEYAATAGLTVVVLVFSIGPISGAHINPAVTIAFAAAGPFPWSKVPLYIAAQVGGSVLATYAGQFVYGIKPELMLTTPLNNGWINAFLVELVATFIVLFMTTSLFNQLQSIKCVSGFIAGGAICLGVLISGRIDESSKITRTSTCFTDIRQLVGISYSPDARSHRRSRRLSCHTPPRLVVRCHSVAADHPSHP from the exons ATGCCCCCAACCGATGTCTCGACAGCCACTCAGATCCCCGATCACGATCACAATCACGATCAAGTCTATTTCGAGATTCTCAACAAACACAATGTGATAGATCTTAGCCTTCTCCGAATg GTCGCGGCCGAGGCCGTGGGCACGTTCGTGTTGATGTTCTGCATTAGCGGGATAATCGGAAACCTGCATTCCATGGGGATTCAAACAGGACTAATGGAATATGCGGCGACGGCAGGTCTGACAGTGGTGGTCCTAGTTTTCTCGATAGGCCCCATATCCGGGGCCCATATCAACCCGGCCGTCACCATCGCCTTCGCGGCGGCCGGCCCTTTTCCTTGGTCCAAG gTTCCTCTGTACATTGCTGCACAAGTAGGGGGCTCTGTTCTGGCGACGTACGCGGGGCAGTTCGTTTACGGCATCAAGCCGGAGCTGATGCTGACGACGCCGCTCAATAACGGTTGGATCAACGCCTTCTTGGTCGAGCTCGTTGCCACGTTCATCGTGCTCTTCATGACCACCTCATTGTTCAACCAACTGCAATCT ATTAAATGTGTGTCTGGATTTATTGCTGGAGGGGCTATATGTTTGGGAGTGCTCATCTCAGG GAGGATCGATGAATCCAGCAAGATCACTAGGACCAGCACTTGTTTCACGGACATTCGACAACTTGTGGGTATATCTTATAGCCCCGACGCTCGGAGCCATCGCCGGAGTCGTCGTTTATCGTGCCATACGCCTCCAAGGCTGGTCGTGCGATGTCATTCTGTCGCCGCAGATCATCCAAGCCACCCATAG
- the LOC130991540 gene encoding probable aquaporin NIP7-1 isoform X1 — protein MPPTDVSTATQIPDHDHNHDQVYFEILNKHNVIDLSLLRMVAAEAVGTFVLMFCISGIIGNLHSMGIQTGLMEYAATAGLTVVVLVFSIGPISGAHINPAVTIAFAAAGPFPWSKVPLYIAAQVGGSVLATYAGQFVYGIKPELMLTTPLNNGWINAFLVELVATFIVLFMTTSLFNQLQSIKCVSGFIAGGAICLGVLISGPVSGGSMNPARSLGPALVSRTFDNLWVYLIAPTLGAIAGVVVYRAIRLQGWSCDVILSPQIIQATHSSLH, from the exons ATGCCCCCAACCGATGTCTCGACAGCCACTCAGATCCCCGATCACGATCACAATCACGATCAAGTCTATTTCGAGATTCTCAACAAACACAATGTGATAGATCTTAGCCTTCTCCGAATg GTCGCGGCCGAGGCCGTGGGCACGTTCGTGTTGATGTTCTGCATTAGCGGGATAATCGGAAACCTGCATTCCATGGGGATTCAAACAGGACTAATGGAATATGCGGCGACGGCAGGTCTGACAGTGGTGGTCCTAGTTTTCTCGATAGGCCCCATATCCGGGGCCCATATCAACCCGGCCGTCACCATCGCCTTCGCGGCGGCCGGCCCTTTTCCTTGGTCCAAG gTTCCTCTGTACATTGCTGCACAAGTAGGGGGCTCTGTTCTGGCGACGTACGCGGGGCAGTTCGTTTACGGCATCAAGCCGGAGCTGATGCTGACGACGCCGCTCAATAACGGTTGGATCAACGCCTTCTTGGTCGAGCTCGTTGCCACGTTCATCGTGCTCTTCATGACCACCTCATTGTTCAACCAACTGCAATCT ATTAAATGTGTGTCTGGATTTATTGCTGGAGGGGCTATATGTTTGGGAGTGCTCATCTCAGG GCCTGTTTCAGGAGGATCGATGAATCCAGCAAGATCACTAGGACCAGCACTTGTTTCACGGACATTCGACAACTTGTGGGTATATCTTATAGCCCCGACGCTCGGAGCCATCGCCGGAGTCGTCGTTTATCGTGCCATACGCCTCCAAGGCTGGTCGTGCGATGTCATTCTGTCGCCGCAGATCATCCAAGCCACCCATAGCTCATTGCACTAG